The DNA region TCCTTTCCCTCCTCGGCTATAACTGTATCCTTAGGGAGTCATTTCCTCTGAGCGTCTTGCTTTTCTCCATTCATTACTGAATGAAGAAATAAGGCTGTGAGTAGGGAGAACaagcaggaggaaggagaacTGAGCCCACtataaacaagaaaggaaggatgcTTCCAGAATAAGATGCTTCCCCTCCACTGGCTCCGAGTCTCCTAAGCCATAGCTAGCCTGGAGCTTGcaatgtagaccaagctggtcttgaactcacagagatccacctgcctcagcgtcccaagagctgagattaaGATATGTGCTACCGGGCCCTGCTTTatgaattgttttgtttgttttgagacgaGATCCCTTGatctcactatgtaaacaaaactATCCTTGAACAACTGATCCTCCGAATGCAGGGCTTAGAGTCTAcatcaccatccctgaatcctACCGACTTCACATCTATGACTAAGCCACATTCccagtactgtgtgtgtgtgtgtgtgtgtgtgtgtgtgtgtgtgtgtgtgtgtgtgttaagccagaggtcaacatcaagtatcctggggctggagagatggctcagtggttaagagcatttgatgTTCTTGGAcatgacctgggtttgattttctAGCATCCACATTCACAACCATGTATaaccccagttctaggggatctgatgccctgctTTTATCTCTGTAGGTGCCATGaatgtacatggtacacacaaATACCTGGAGGCAAACagtcatacacattaaataaataaatacataggtaAATCAATGAATaacagggctggagaagtggctcagtggtgaagagcattgactgctcttccagaggacctgagttcaaatcccagcaaccacatggtggctcacaaccatctgtaatgagatctgatgccctcttctggtgtgtctgaagtcagctacagtgtacttatgtataataaataaatacatcttttttttttaaaaagtaaatgaataacaGATACCAAGCATTCCCTATACTAATCTTTGTATTTTTGAGCTAGGGTCCCTCGCTTACCCTGGAGTTTGATGCGTTGGGCTAGGTTTCTCGAGTCCCGCTGTGTCTGCCTCCCTGGCTGCTGGGACTCCAGGTCTCCCAGACAGCTTTTACCGGCTTCAGAGCTCACTTTACCAACCGAGCCCTCCCCCATTTCCCATTTCCATACTCTTGggatattttgagacagagtctcccatGGTTCCATGCTggtcttggttttttttgtttttttccggagctgagaaccgaacccaaggccttgtgtttgctaggcaagcgctctaccactgagctaaatccccaaccctgctggtCTTGTTATATAGCCCTAGCTAGCCTGCAggttgctgtgtagaccaggctgaccctgaattcacagcgatcctcctgccttagccttccaagGGTTGGGGTTACAAGCACGACTCCCTTGAATTTGGGGTTCCCAATACCTGGGAAAGAATCGCTCGGCTGCTGAGATGGTTATCCTCATCAGAAAAAATCTGCGACAGTTTCCTGAAAACAGACAGTGGTTCCCTGTGGGGGTGGAGAGGGGCGTGGTCAGGGTCAGCAGAGGGGACAACCAGGATGGGGTACACTGCGCATGGCACCTGACTCACCTGCTCACAGCTCCCCAGCTGCGCTTGAGCCTGTAGATAGGGTTAGACTGCAGGGCGGACAGGATCGCTCGTAGGGAAGAGAAATTTCGTAGTTCCCGGCACCGCTAGGATTAAGAGGGAAGGAGGCGCTCTGGTCAACAGCCTCACTCCACTGCGCTCTCCCACTCACAGCTGCTTTGATACAGTGACTTGGTAGTTACACATCAGAGGTTGATCTCaaactctccatcctcctgcctccacctccccagggcTGTGATTGACAGGTATGTGTCACTACACCCAGCTCGCGGTTGGGATTTCTGATACCAGGTCAGACTCCAGGTCTCACCTGTCAAGTAACTAAACACATAAACCGCGATGTTGCCTTTGATTTTCGggagctcccccaccccaccccaccccaccccgaccTCTTAGCTGAACTTGGctactcccttctctctttctccaacCCTATACaggtacactgcagctgtcttcagacacaccagaagagggcatcagatcccattacagatggttgtgagccaccatgtggttgctgggatttgaactcaagacctctggaaaagcagttagtgctcttttttttttaaagatttattcatttattatatataagtacactgtagctgtctcagacacaccagaagagggcatcggatctctttacagatggttgtgggccaccatgtggttgctgggaattgaactcatgacctctggaagagcagtcagtgctcttttttttttttaatttttttaagatttatttatttgtaagtacattgtagctgtcttcagaccagaagagggcatcagatctcactacagatggttgtgagccaccatgtgatttctgggatttgaactcaggacctctggaagagcagtcagtgctcttaaccactgagccatctctccagcccacccctaTTTTTTCAGGCACACCCACTTCCGGTCTCTGATCCTCAGCCCCACCAATCTTGTGTCCTATAATGCTAGGTTACTCTCTCAGTCTCACCCAAGATTTGCTGCTGGACCCCACCCGAGCCCCGACGCACACCTGGGCGATGCGAATCCATTTTTCAATGCGTTGTGCCCTCTGCGAGGCCGCCAGGCCGGGCGCAGCGAGCACCGAGCCCAGCACACAGCCGGTCACCGCATTGAACTGGGCCACGGTGGCGCGCACTGTGGGAGAGATGCCGGCAGCTCCCGGCCGGTCGCGCTGAGACCACATGGAACCCAGGCACTCGCAGGACCGCACTCGCAGGAAGAGCTCCTGGGTAGGGGAGAATGACGGTGGGATGCATGCTCATCATCCAGGCCTCCTCCTGCCCTCCCACCCTGCCGCTGGCTGGGTTCCCCACCACATCCATAAGAGTCAGCTGCTCCGCCACTTCATCCACGCTAAAGTCCAGGAGCTCTGGGCCTTCTGACCTGAGGCCTTCCTCTTCCGAGTAATCCTCTGCAAACTCTGATCTGGGAGACTGGGCAGCCCAGGGAGGGCCTGAGAAATAGATACAATTGTTTCAAACTCACTTTGCAGTTGAAAAGGATGGCTCAGCGGTATGGAGCACTCCACTGCTCTTCCGAAGGCTTGGGTTAGATTCCCAGAACACACGTGGCAGCTAACCACAGTCTACGCTTCTAGTCTCAGGGAATCCAATGCTCCCTGTGGTCTCTCTGGGCATCATACATACATGGGATGTGCTGACATatgcacaggcaaaacactcatacacatatgcaaagtaaatggagagaagggaaatatagaaggaagaaagagaaaaaacttCCAAATTTATCCAGGTGTGTTGAGGCCGGTCTTtgatcccggcacttgggagacTTTGTGGAGAGGACATTTAGCAGAAAGATTGccatgagttcgaagccagcctcagctacacagtgagtttctgactagtctgagctacagagtgagaccctgtctaaggggttgggggtggggttggaggggaggcagtgggaggaggggtggttgctggtgagatggctcagtggttaaaggagATTACTGtcaaaggggagaaaaaaaatccagagagttgtcttctgatttacacacacacacacacacacacacacacacacacacacacacactccacacactgTGAGGTGAAGGAGCCCCCCATACAAAAGATTTAAAATGATGGCAGGAAAAGGAAACTTCTTGGTAATCAATTAAGGAGAGAAAAGACTTTGTCAGCAGGCGGAGCTAAGTGGGTGGGCTGCAGGGAAGAGCACAGCCACTTGGGCCACTTAGGCTCAGGATTAAAGGATAAACAAAGGATTTAGGGACACAGATTCAGATCAGGATGAGATCAACATCAAGGCTTGGGAGGGGGGTGGACTGTAGCAACTAACCAGTCAGTTAGCTAATCCAAATTGTCCTGACTTCTGGGGACAAAGCCCATAGGAGCCTTGGTTCCTGCGCTCACAGGATGCATGAAAGCCAGGAATCAACCATGAATGATGTGCAGAAAAATAAAGCAGCCTCAGAGGCTCAGGGTGTGAGAGTCACTTTGAAGAGAAGTggcctttctccctctcttctctctctctctctctctctctctctctttttaattttttgatatgtaatttctttctgtttatatgagtacactatcgctgtcttcagacacaccagaagagggcatcagatctcattacagatggtcaggagccaccctgtggttgctgggaattgaactcgggacctctggaagagcagacagtgatcttaaccactgagccatctctccagcccctcccttcctccctccctccctccctccctccctccctccctctcttccttccttccttccttccttccttcctccctccctccctccctcccttccttcctttcttccttccttccttccttcctggtatgttgcctttaatcccagcacttaggaagcagaggaaggcagctatcttgagttcagttccagtTTGCAccacatatcaagttccaggccagctagagcgccacagtgagacactgtctcgaGACGAAACAAaacaccgcccccccccccagcaaaaAAAATCTAGAACTTTATTTAGGTTTATTGAGATGGCTTATTAGCACATGGAGCTATAGTATGCCCcctaaatagataaatagataaataaataaatacctgaaTGAATAAAACTGCACTTGTCCTTTGTGTGTACGCAAATGTCAAGAGTCTGTCCTTTCCTTTCATTATGCGATCCAGACATCAAACTCAGACTACCAGAATTGTCAGCAAACCCCTTTCTGTCAAGCTCTCTTACCAGCCCCAAAAGTGACACTTCAAATGgggtttgtaaatatttttttctatcctCAACTTTATTTTCAGACAGGGTGTCATCATGTAGTCCTGGTGGCCTGGAGttcactgtgtagaacaggctagcctcTAGCTTACAATCAAAGGAGttcactgtgtagaacaggctagcctcTAGCTTACAATCAAAGGAGttcactgtgtagaacaggctagcctcTAGCTTACAATCAAATCTTCCTATTTTAGAGTTTGAGGCACCTTGGTACCTATAACACGGTATTAATATGGCATTTTGGCATATACTCCACTACACCTGGTAGATATGTAAAAAGTTAAATTTAAGGGGAAATTTGCCTGGATTGTGCAGGGCTAGGCAGGTTCCATCCCCCAGCatcacaagcaaacaaacattaaaaagaaaaaacaaaacgggaaacagctgggtggtggtgcacatctttaaccccagccctcaggagctggggcatagctcagtgcgtagagtgcttgcctagcatggaggagaccctgagttcagtcccttgCACTGCACAAACCACACAtttgttcaaggtcatcctcttaGAGGTGTGGTCAACATGAGGtccatagcaagaccctgtctcaaaaaataaaacaaactggacctaggccccctacacatttgtagcagatgtgcagcttggtcttcatgtggtcccctaacaactggagcaggggctgtctctgactctgttgcctgccattggatccccttctccCACCTGGGCTTTTttgcttagtcctgctgggactagctgccccagggtagggtggtacccaaggcgggggttgggggccttccccttctctaagaACAAGGTGAGTGGGGTAGTGGGGAGAGGAATTTGTAAAGGCGGGACTAGGAGAAGGGTTTGtaatcgggatgtaaagtgaataaaaaatatattattgagaaaaaataagaaaataaataaaacaaaataatgactATAGCTGTGTGTAAtgccaggtccaggggatccaatgtcttctttTGCCCCACTACTGGCTGGCACTACAAGCACATCGTGCACTTAAAGCAGGAAAACGCCTCAAACACACGaagtataaacaaacaaatcaattaaaaacaaagtaacaacaaaagcTGCAATAGTAGCAAAAGTAATACCAGGTATGGTGGAGCTTGTAACCCTAgccctggggaggtagaggcaggaagatcaaagttcaaggttatctttggctacaaattgaggccagcctgcgctacatgagagcctgtcttgaaaaataaaaacaacacttaataaaataataagattgGTCCAATGGGCCAGTCATTAAAAACATGGAACTCatataaaggtagaaggagagagagaacagattccAAGACCTTCTCTGGCAAGCAAGAATCCACATACCTGTGTCACATACACAGTaacaataaatacaaattaaaatgccAACACACTTGGCCAGCCCTTACTGCTCACTGACTTAGTTAGATTTCCAGGAGGGTGGGAACCCTAGCCCACCATTTGGAGGCCGGAGCTAGTGGTTCAACTCCAATGGTTAAGAAGCAGacacacggggctggggatttagctcagtggtagagcgcttacctaggaagcacaaggccctgggttcggtccccagctccgaaaaaaagaaccaaaaaaaaaaaaaaaaaaagaagcagacacACGACCACTCCCATTTAAGGGAACTGGTCTCTGAGAGGCAAAGTAACCAACAAACAGCAggcctgggatttgaacccaggttgCCATTCTTGGCTAGGCAAGCATTAGGTCTCTAAGTGACATTCCAAATCAGAGAACAGAGGATCTCTGCATGCAGGAGGACACTAGGCAACTGCTAATTCTTTGGCTAAAGGTGTGATCAAGTGGAGAAAATAAGGCTCATctatggggctagagaaatggctcggtGGGTTACATGTTTGcccatgcaagtgtgaggacctgagttcagatccccaacacccacaaaCAGCTGGGCACAGTTTAACATTTGCAAGTCAAACTCTGTGAAGCTGGAGGCTCAACGGCCAGCCAGTCTCACCAAATGGGTGAGTTCCAGGATCAagaagagaccttgtctccagaGGTAAGAGacagcaatagaggaagacacctagcatcattctctgacttccacattcatgtacacatgtgtgcatgtgcacccacacacatgaacacatacatagaccacacacatacacacacacacacacacacacacacacacacaaaggaaggaaggaaggaagaaaggaaggaaggaaggaaccaacAAACTAAAGGATGAAGGGAAGAGAGTTTTCTTCAAGAGCTGGGGTGACTCAGGGGTATAGTGTTTGCCTAGAATGCACAAAGGTTCATTTCCAAGCactaaactaaataaataaaatgtcttcaGGGCCTGTCATTTGGAGCTGAGTAGGTAGTATTGTCTCGGAATATCACCGGCCTTGATCGCTCCTTACCTGCCCAAGCCAGTCGCTGCTCCCCCTCTGTCTGCTCTTCCTTAGCCTCCTTCAAGAAATCTTCTAGAAGTTTCTCTGCTTCCCTGACTTCTGCCCCTCCTGGGGCTGCCCAGCCCAGAAAGATTCGGACATCACCCAGGTTCTGATGATCAGGGGGATCCCGGAAGTCCTGAGGATGATCTCGCAGCCAAGATCCCAGTACCGAAACTACAGCCCTGGACAGAGAGGGGTATGTGACTCAAAACTAAGCCCAAGGATCTAGACCTTCCCAACCTTGCAGCTGTCAGACCTGACCTTGAgatcctctctctcccccaggcTCCCttgagtggggggtggggtggggggaatggaAACCAACCTCAGGTTCTTGCTGAAGTTCAGATcctgtccttctgtcctcttGCTGTCTACCCTGAGAAAAAAGGCTCTATCACATGAGAGTTATAGGACTCGTGGCCGGGGGTTCCAAATCTGAGGAAGGGGGTCAGAcagatgggttctggggatggggACGTGCGGGTCTCCTAAAAATGACTGacccagcaggtggtggtggcggcggcggcggcgggggtaGCAGAAAGCCCAGAACGCGGGCCGTGGGCACAAAGGCCCGGTGGGTGGCCAGGAAGGCAGGCACAAAGCCAGGATCCTGCTCGCGGTCTCCGGACACCAACTCATGCACCAGCCGCTCCAGTCGGGCGGCCCTCAGTGCTCGCACCTTGCTGGTACGGTACTGAAGGAAGGTATCCATAGCCGGGATGGGGGTCTGCAGGGAAATGGGGCAGTGAATGAAATAAGATGAGGAACGTTCCACGCACCTTGTTTCTAATCATACCCGTCTCTGGCACTTTCCTTTTTTTGACCGTGTCCTTCTCTGAAAATCCGAGACTCCCTAAATCTATATCCAATCATCAAATGCCCACATCAACCCCGTAGGACACCCCACTACTCTAAGCACTTACTTCCCTCTGTGCCCTTCTCACCCGGCCATCCCCGGCTTCAGTCAGCTTTGCAGCCAAGCTTCACTGACCAAGCCTGAGTCCCACCCATCACCACCTGGCCGCTCCCCATTTCGGCTTTCCTGCACCCTGCCGCTCAGTTTCaccttttggggggggggagcgcTATCACCTGACCCCACCCCGTTTCCTGGATTTAAACCGAGTCACCTGGCCGCCCCCAGGCCCTTTCTACTCACCTGGTCGCCGCTAAGCTCCGCCCTTCCTCCTGGTCCCGTTGTTCTAAGGAGGCTCACCCTCGGTTCTCCagctttcccctctcctcctaaCTCCCAGGCCCCTGAGCTGAGTCCACTCTCACTTGCTCGCCTCGGCCCCTTCCTCACCTGGCCGTCTCCAGACCCCTCTGGGGTTGAGCGCTGGCTGCGCTGCCGCCGCAGGGAGACGCTGTACACGGCGCCATCCTCGGTCTCCTCTCCCCAGTCCTGTAGTGGTGCCTGGACGTGGAGGCGGGCTCAGGGACGTCCCACCGGCCTTAGCCCCCTGACTTTATGTTTGGCCCGCTTTCCCGAACATAGTAGGCGAGACTCGGGGTGGGCTCCCAGGTGGGTCCCTCTTCGCCACGGGTACCCTTCTCCCAGATGGAGTATCATTTGGGGACACCCCAGAGTCCAATGTCACAAAGAATCTTTCTGTCGCCTCCTCCTGAGACTTCTCAGACCCCCGTCCCCATCCCCCAAACTAGCCGCTTCACGGAGTCAGGAACTCTGAATCCCCAAATGAGGACTCCAGGGCACATCCATTTTGGAGAAAGGTTAGAAAACGAGGGGTGGATGCCTGGAGTTTCTGAATCTGGGGTTACGCTAGGGACGTGGGATCTGAGGATCCCCAGCTCCCTCTTACCAGGGCCAACTCTTTGCCCGCTGTCCTCTCCATGGCCCCGGTGCCCGTCCTGCTCCCTGGCGCCGCTGAGTGAAGCGGAAGGGCCGGCGGGCAGTGGGGCGGGGCAGCCAAGCGTCCAGTCGCGGGGCGGGGCTGGGCAAGGCGGTCCCACGGCTCCAGAGGTCCCCAGCCGGACCCCATCCCCGCACCCAGGCCAACCTAGAAGTCCCGTTCCTCCCCAGAGATGCGTGTCAATCTGTCACTCAGACATAACTCAGATATGAGTGCAGGGGACACGACAACAGGTTTGTGTACCTGGGAGGGAAGTTCTTTATGCTCGGTTGGGGTTGATCAACCCCAGGTATAGAGGGTGTCTCCTATgtctggaagaggaggagggcacGCTGAATCTGTACCACAGGTGATGGAAGCCATATCATCTCAGGCTAGAAGCCACGAAGTATCTGTGGCCTTGCATTTTGTCGGGGCAGCCGTTTGGGGGCGGTGCAGGGTCAAAAAGAGGTGAATACCCAGGGGGTTGGTCAGTGACCTTTATTGCGCGATTCTGAGGCGGGCACCAACCGGCCTCGGGAGATTTACTGTGGGAACTTCTGGCTCGGCCTTTTCTCTCCCCCGGGCGCTACTGGCCTGCGGTGCTCCCTGCTTGAGTTTCCTCCAGACCTTGAAGGAGCCTCAGAGgctcccagacacacacacccgtAGGTGGACCCAGAGGGTCGGAGGGCTCCCTAGAGTCCCGGAGGCATCGGATGGGACTTGATTGAGAGTCTAAGATCTGCGCGACTTATTGCGCTTCTTGCTGCGGGCTTCAATTAACTTCTGGGAACGGATCTTGAAGGCAGCGCGGGTCACTACATCTCGGTCATCATCCTCACTCTCCTCTTCGTCTAcagagaggcaggggtgggtggtggggaggGTAAGAGacgtttgtttctttttcccttcccagCCTTCACCACACCATGCACCTCCTCCTTGTCTTTGACGTAAGGCCACCTCCTGCCCCTCCCATTCGTCCCCTTTGACTCACACTGACCAAAGAACTTGTCCTTGACACTAGCCACGGGCAGAAGGATGCGGGTGTTGTACAGAGGCAGCTTTCCTTCTAACGTGGCCAGGAACTgtgggggaggcaggagagaggtgTGGGGACTGCAGTGAAGCTGTATCCCACCTCCTCACACCTTACGTTACGACTCTACTGGATTCTAAGTGGAGATCACTTCCCACTCTTCCCTGCATCCTTTTCCCCAGCAGAACTACCCTGTCACTCAAGCCTTGTTTCTAAGGACCTGCCCATAGGCCATCCCTGGTTCTCCAGCCCTCCCAACCTTCGATCCACCCAGTCCCTGATTCTCTGTTTTGGTTATGAAGGTCACACCTCAGCCAGCACCTGTTTTTCCTATCTCAGTCTGCTCTCTGGTTTTCGACTCCCACCCGGCACCCCCAGTCTTGATCCCCACAGGCCCGGGAGTGATCTGTGTGAACCTCTCGGTCTGCTATGTGTCGAAGCATCTCGGGCACGTCCTGGTTGTCcaggtgctcctgcagttttagcAGCTTTTCCTGGACAACTACCAGCAGATTGCTCGGGTAGTCCTCTGATTCCCGGTCTAACTTCTTTCCTGCCAATATGGTATCATCCTGCAGTGGGGACAGGCCAAGTTAGCTGAGAGATGCAGTGCCCCTGGGAGGGGACACGATTCACCCACAAGGGGGCCTTTCACAGAGAGGGAGAACTTTGAGGTAGATATCTACCTCGCCTGAGCGGGGCCTCTCAAATTAAAGCTTTGCCTTGAGGGCAGAATCTTTGAACTTGAGCTATCCAAAGAACCGGGAGGTCTCTTTGAGATTAACAACACAACTTAGGCCAGTGTGGGGATGGTTTTCTGAAGAAATGGAGCTCTTGCGGACAAAGTGGGACCTTCTTCAACCAGAGCCGCACCACCACTGGAGTTGGGACACTTAAACCCTGGGTTGGGCGGATGGATTGGTCTTGCCCATGGAGTCAGAGTTTAAGGCTGAACAAAAGAGGGCTTCTCCAGGATGTAGGACCAAGACAGTGACATATGTGTGGGACTTCGCATTCTGGGCAGGAAACAGGGCTGGATCCTGTGGCTTCTGTGGCATCTCCAACTGCGCTGATGCTCTGAGAGGACGTGGGCGGGGCTCCAGGGATGGAGCAGGGCTCCAAGGGGCAGGGGCCATTAGGGGCGGAGCTCCTTGGGGTTGGGTCTACCCAGGGGGTTATTTACAAGGGCGGGGCCTACCATTTGCACGTGACTCAGTTTGTTGGCCAAATGCTCCAGGCAATCTTTGACCAACTCGAGGACTCTCGAGGTGCGGTCCAGTCGCTCCAGGACTTCGCTGTGACGCTGCTCCTCCTTCTTGAATGCCTTTTTCATCTCTTCGTGGAGCTTCCGCTGGCTGCCAGGAGCCGGGAGGTTCAGCAGCTGCCAATGGCTGACTCCAGCGTCCCCGCAGCCTCCCTCAGCCACCGAGGCCTCACCTCACCAGTGTGGCATCCCCTGAGTACTTGAGGTTCTCCAGCTCCCTCTGGAGCCgctgcttctcctccttcaaCTTTGCCAACGCCAGTTCATTGTCTCTCTTGAGGGTCTCCAGCTGCGTAAAGGTCTCGTCCTGGGCCAGGAATCTTCGCACCACCGCCTGCGGACCACATATCCCTGGTCAGAGCTTGGAACAGGGAGGCTCCAGAACACTACGGTCGTCTGTGTCACACAACATGT from Rattus norvegicus strain BN/NHsdMcwi chromosome 8, GRCr8, whole genome shotgun sequence includes:
- the Ralgdsl3 gene encoding ral guanine nucleotide dissociation stimulator-like 3 isoform X5 — its product is MGSGWGPLEPWDRLAQPRPATGRLAAPPHCPPALPLHSAAPGSRTGTGAMERTAGKELALAPLQDWGEETEDGAVYSVSLRRQRSQRSTPEGSGDGQTPIPAMDTFLQYRTSKVRALRAARLERLVHELVSGDREQDPGFVPAFLATHRAFVPTARVLGFLLPPPPPPPPPPAGVDSKRTEGQDLNFSKNLRAVVSVLGSWLRDHPQDFRDPPDHQNLGDVRIFLGWAAPGGAEVREAEKLLEDFLKEAKEEQTEGEQRLAWAGPPWAAQSPRSEFAEDYSEEEGLRSEGPELLDFSVDEVAEQLTLMDVELFLRVRSCECLGSMWSQRDRPGAAGISPTVRATVAQFNAVTGCVLGSVLAAPGLAASQRAQRIEKWIRIAQRCRELRNFSSLRAILSALQSNPIYRLKRSWGAVSREPLSVFRKLSQIFSDEDNHLSSRAILSQEETTEGPQGDDCSPGSLPSKLPPGPVPYLGTFLTDLVMLDTALPDMLKGNLINFEKRRKEWEILARIQQLQHRCQHYSLSPRPPILAALRAQRQLSEEQSYRVSRVIEPPAASCPSSPRIRRRISLTKRLRSCPGRRTSLLAGVPGIHPHLPPGSPPASPRSQDPPPGSPPASPGPQSPSTKLSLSMEPPGPWPMTLTPSSSRTPLLGQQTSEARVIRVSINNNHGNLYRSILLTCQDKAPSVVQRALEKHNVPQPWARDYQLLQVLPGDRELLIPDSANVFYAMNPAAPGDFLLRRKEGTGHTPSASPS
- the Ralgdsl3 gene encoding ral guanine nucleotide dissociation stimulator-like 3, translated to MAPCTASPCGGSAASAQPQRGLETARVDSKRTEGQDLNFSKNLRAVVSVLGSWLRDHPQDFRDPPDHQNLGDVRIFLGWAAPGGAEVREAEKLLEDFLKEAKEEQTEGEQRLAWAGPPWAAQSPRSEFAEDYSEEEGLRSEGPELLDFSVDEVAEQLTLMDVELFLRVRSCECLGSMWSQRDRPGAAGISPTVRATVAQFNAVTGCVLGSVLAAPGLAASQRAQRIEKWIRIAQRCRELRNFSSLRAILSALQSNPIYRLKRSWGAVSREPLSVFRKLSQIFSDEDNHLSSRAILSQEETTEGPQGDDCSPGSLPSKLPPGPVPYLGTFLTDLVMLDTALPDMLKV
- the Ralgdsl3 gene encoding ral guanine nucleotide dissociation stimulator-like 3 isoform X2, which translates into the protein MGSGWGPLEPWDRLAQPRPATGRLAAPPHCPPALPLHSAAPGSRTGTGAMERTAGKELALAPLQDWGEETEDGAVYSVSLRRQRSQRSTPEGSGDGQTPIPAMDTFLQYRTSKVRALRAARLERLVHELVSGDREQDPGFVPAFLATHRAFVPTARVLGFLLPPPPPPPPPPAGVDSKRTEGQDLNFSKNLRAVVSVLGSWLRDHPQDFRDPPDHQNLGDVRIFLGWAAPGGAEVREAEKLLEDFLKEAKEEQTEGEQRLAWAGPPWAAQSPRSEFAEDYSEEEGLRSEGPELLDFSVDEVAEQLTLMDVELFLRVRSCECLGSMWSQRDRPGAAGISPTVRATVAQFNAVTGCVLGSVLAAPGLAASQRAQRIEKWIRIAQRCRELRNFSSLRAILSALQSNPIYRLKRSWGAVSREPLSVFRKLSQIFSDEDNHLSSRAILSQEETTEGPQGDDCSPGSLPSKLPPGPVPYLGTFLTDLVMLDTALPDMLKGNLINFEKRRKEWEILARIQQLQHRCQHYSLSPRPPILAALRAQRQLSEEQSYRVSRVIEPPAASCPSSPRIRRRISLTKRLRSCPGRRTSLLAGVPGIHPHLPPGSPPASPRSQDPPPGSPPASPGPQSPSTKLSLSMEPPGPWPMTLTPSSSRTPLLGQQTSEARVIRVSINNNHGNLYRSILLTCQDKAPSVVQRALEKHNVPQPWARDYQLLQVLPGDRGQVLVASIFNRSTQEAGGRGRPVAEFEASLDYRASSRTARATQKNSVLKNKQGLERWLSG
- the Ralgdsl3 gene encoding ral guanine nucleotide dissociation stimulator-like 3 isoform X3 — protein: MGSGWGPLEPWDRLAQPRPATGRLAAPPHCPPALPLHSAAPGSRTGTGAMERTAGKELALAPLQDWGEETEDGAVYSVSLRRQRSQRSTPEGSGDGQTPIPAMDTFLQYRTSKVRALRAARLERLVHELVSGDREQDPGFVPAFLATHRAFVPTARVLGFLLPPPPPPPPPPAGVDSKRTEGQDLNFSKNLRAVVSVLGSWLRDHPQDFRDPPDHQNLGDVRIFLGWAAPGGAEVREAEKLLEDFLKEAKEEQTEGEQRLAWAGPPWAAQSPRSEFAEDYSEEEGLRSEGPELLDFSVDEVAEQLTLMDVELFLRVRSCECLGSMWSQRDRPGAAGISPTVRATVAQFNAVTGCVLGSVLAAPGLAASQRAQRIEKWIRIAQRCRELRNFSSLRAILSALQSNPIYRLKRSWGAVSRKLSQIFSDEDNHLSSRAILSQEETTEGPQGDDCSPGSLPSKLPPGPVPYLGTFLTDLVMLDTALPDMLKGNLINFEKRRKEWEILARIQQLQHRCQHYSLSPRPPILAALRAQRQLSEEQSYRVSRVIEPPAASCPSSPRIRRRISLTKRLSAKLSREKNQSPGGSPGDPPSPTSSVSPGSPPASPRSQDPPPGSPPASPGPQSPSTKLSLSMEPPGPWPMTLTPSSSRTPLLGQQTSEARVIRVSINNNHGNLYRSILLTCQDKAPSVVQRALEKHNVPQPWARDYQLLQVLPGDRGQVLVASIFNRSTQEAGGRGRPVAEFEASLDYRASSRTARATQKNSVLKNKQGLERWLSG